In the Paralichthys olivaceus isolate ysfri-2021 chromosome 17, ASM2471397v2, whole genome shotgun sequence genome, one interval contains:
- the LOC109641779 gene encoding protein POLR1D, with protein sequence MAEDNELEKRAIEELLRETDRARVRAETMGPAGWLKCPLRSTNKRFLLNTLRSTGLQRRSSEPRASHSSTSSHPRSKSQDRSLDRSRSPPRDRRSIGGHTEQRKHHRDSRKNKDKTEERDKERSHRHRDKRDRKHGDDGQNKHRLRE encoded by the exons ATGGCAGAAGACAACGAGCTGGAAAA GCGTGCGATCGAGGAGCTCCTCAGGGAGACTGACAGGGCTCGGGTGAGAGCAGAGACCATGGGCCCCGCAGGATG GTTAAAGTGTCCCCTGCGGAGCACCAACAAACGCTTCCTCCTCAACACCCTGCGCTCCACCGGCCTGCAGCGGCGCTCCAGTGAGCCCAGAGCCAGCCACTCTTCCACAAGTTCACACCCGAGGAGCAAGAGTCAGGATAGAAGCCTTGACCGCAGCAGATCCCCTCCCAGAGATCGAAGGAGCATTGGAGGCCACACAGAACAAAGAAAGCATCACAgggacagcagaaaaaataaagacaaaacagaggaaagagacaaagagaggagtcacagacacagagacaaaagagacaGGAAACACGGGGACGACGgacagaacaaacacagacttCGTGAGTGA